The genomic stretch GGGACGCGGCCGCGTGGGAACGGCGATCGAAGTGATTCTGTGAGCCTCAGGGTCGGGCTCGCCGCCGAGACTGGGCCCGAGGGGGATGCGGCGCAGGCGTGGCTCACGACCCTCGCCGACGTGCAGGCACGCCGCTACGAGCCGGGCCGCCTCGAAGCCGCGATCAGTGAATCCGACGTCGTGTGGATCCACGGCGCCGCGGCGCCGGACCGACTGCCGGCCGATGCGCTGCGCGGCTTCGTCACGCAGGGGGGCGGGCTCCTGCTCACGCTGCAGGCGGCGGCGCTGGTGGCCCCGCTCGGCATCGAGGCGGTGCCGCCGAACGACTGCCGCGAGCTGACCTGGAGCCACCACCGCGACGAGTGGTGGTCGGAGGAGCTGCGCGCGATGCCGGCGCAGCTGCACCTGCGCGGCATCGCCACCTACGGACCCCACCCGCTGGTCGAGGGCCTGCACGCCGGCGCCGACTGCTGGGCGCCGTCGGAAGGCGAGTCCTACGCCTGGGCGTGCTACTCCGGCGGCGCCTGGCCGGCCGACGGCCGGGTCGTGGCGGTCGAGCGCGGCTTTCGCGTCCAGAATCCCGAGCGCGTCGTGGCGTGGGAGTACGCCGTCGGGCGCGGCCGGGTGCTCTGCCTGGGGGCGTTCACGCACTTCGCCGCGCCCGACGGGCGGCTCCGGCCCCGGCTCGAGCGGCTGCTGGGCAACGCCCTGCGGGCCGCGGCCTCGGGCGCGGAGCCGCGCACCTGGTGGCCGTCGCCCGGCACCGTGGCATCCGCCTCCGAGGCGCTGGCCCTTCCAGAGCCGCTGGACCTCGAGGGTGCGCCGCTCGTGGCCGCCGAGGACCCGCTGCTCATCGCCGCTCCGGCGCAGGCCGAGGTGCCGTACGACCTGGCCGGCCGCCGCCTCGTGCTGGTCGGCGACGAAGTCGCCGGCGTGCGCGAGCTGTGGGCGCATCCGCATCGCGCCGTGGCGTCGTGGACCGTCAGGGCGGACGGGGAGGCCTTGCAGGGCGTTCACGCGGACGTGACGCCCGACCTCGTCGTCCGCACGCTCCAGACCCCGGTGCGCCGGCTGCTCGAGACCTCGTTCGTCGCGCTCGAGCAGCCGGTGGCGATCGTCGAGTACCGGCCCGGACGCAAGCGGCGCGAATCGGTCGGTCGCGGACCCGCGGACTTCGAGATCGAGCTGGTGACGGACTTGCGGCGGGTGTGGCCGTTCGCGGCCGGCTGCGGCGGCAACCTCGTGTACCGGAGCCGCAGCGACGGCCGCGTCGCGGTGGTGGCGTCGGAGAGCGACGACGGGGTCGTGGCGCTGTTCGTGAGCCGGGCCGCGACGGTCGAGATGGCGCCGGTCGCGGGCGGCGCGCCGGCCGTGCGCTGCCGCCTGCGCACTCCGCTGGGCTCGCCCCTGGTGGTGGCGGTCGCGGGCGGAGCGAGCCAGGCGGAGCTGCAGCGCACGCTCCGCGGCGTGCGGCGGCTCGGCGTGGCCGGCCTGGTGCGCCAGCGCATCCAGCGCTCGTCGGTCGTCGCCGAGGCCCGCCTCCGCGTGCGCTCGGGCGATGCCGCCTTCGACCGCGCCTTCGGGTGGGCGAAGCGCCGGCTCGACGGCTTCCTCGGCGACGCGCCCGGCGTCGGGCGCTCGCTTCTGGCCGGCTACGCCGCGTCGCGTCCCGGCCGCAACGACGGCCGGCCCGGCGAGGCGTGGTTCGTCACCCCGGACGCGTGCTGGGCCGCGTTCGCGCTGCTGGCGGTCGGCGAGTTCTCGCTGGCCCGCCAGGTGATCCGCTTCCTGGGCGACCGTCAGGACGTCACGGGCCAGGTGCTGCACCAGGCGACCACGTCGGGCCAGTTCCTGTTCGACGCCGCGGACGCGACGCCGCTGTACCTGCTGCTCGTGGCGCGCTACTTGGCGTGGAGCGGTGATCGCGACTTCGTCGCGTCGGTGTGGCCACACGTCGAGCGCGCGCTGGCGTTCGGCCTGGCGCTGGACGCGGACGGCGACGGGCTGATCGAGCACGCCTGCCCCGGCGACCCGGGAGGCACGGGAGCGGACGCGGGCGGCGCCACGGAGGTGTCGCTGTACCTGTCGGCGCTGTGGCAGGCGGCCTTGCGCGGCCTCGCCCGCGCCGCGGAAGCCGTCGGCCACACCAGGCTCGCGGCGGACTGCTGGGCCCGCGCAGCCAGAGCCACGGCCGCGATCGAGGACCGCTTCTACGATGCGGAGCGCGGCGGCTACGCGGGCGCGCTGCGGCCGGGCGGCGGCCGGGTGTGGACCCAGACCGCCGCGCACGCCGTCCCCGTGCTCCTGGGATCGGTGAACCCCGTGCACGCGAAGCCCTTCCTCGAGGCCCTGGGGAGCGACGGCTTCAGCGCGCGCTGGGGCGTGCGCTCGCACCCGACGGGCGGTTCATCGGCCGGCGGACGCGGGAACTGCGTGCGGCCCCTGTTCACCGGGTGGGCGGCGCTCGCGGAGTATCGCGCCGGCCTGGGCGCGGCCGCCTTCCGGCACCTGCGGGCCAACGCCGAGCTGGCGTACGGCCGCCAGCGGGGCGCCTTCGACGAGGCGCTGAGCGCCCAGGAGCCGATGGCCGCCGACGGCT from Gemmatimonadales bacterium encodes the following:
- a CDS encoding GH116 family glycosyl hydrolase; the protein is MSLRVGLAAETGPEGDAAQAWLTTLADVQARRYEPGRLEAAISESDVVWIHGAAAPDRLPADALRGFVTQGGGLLLTLQAAALVAPLGIEAVPPNDCRELTWSHHRDEWWSEELRAMPAQLHLRGIATYGPHPLVEGLHAGADCWAPSEGESYAWACYSGGAWPADGRVVAVERGFRVQNPERVVAWEYAVGRGRVLCLGAFTHFAAPDGRLRPRLERLLGNALRAAASGAEPRTWWPSPGTVASASEALALPEPLDLEGAPLVAAEDPLLIAAPAQAEVPYDLAGRRLVLVGDEVAGVRELWAHPHRAVASWTVRADGEALQGVHADVTPDLVVRTLQTPVRRLLETSFVALEQPVAIVEYRPGRKRRESVGRGPADFEIELVTDLRRVWPFAAGCGGNLVYRSRSDGRVAVVASESDDGVVALFVSRAATVEMAPVAGGAPAVRCRLRTPLGSPLVVAVAGGASQAELQRTLRGVRRLGVAGLVRQRIQRSSVVAEARLRVRSGDAAFDRAFGWAKRRLDGFLGDAPGVGRSLLAGYAASRPGRNDGRPGEAWFVTPDACWAAFALLAVGEFSLARQVIRFLGDRQDVTGQVLHQATTSGQFLFDAADATPLYLLLVARYLAWSGDRDFVASVWPHVERALAFGLALDADGDGLIEHACPGDPGGTGADAGGATEVSLYLSALWQAALRGLARAAEAVGHTRLAADCWARAARATAAIEDRFYDAERGGYAGALRPGGGRVWTQTAAHAVPVLLGSVNPVHAKPFLEALGSDGFSARWGVRSHPTGGSSAGGRGNCVRPLFTGWAALAEYRAGLGAAAFRHLRANAELAYGRQRGAFDEALSAQEPMAADGCPDRAASAAMVVLPVVEGLLGADPDAAAGRITLAPQLPASWARLEVRGVRCGDSVYDLRFRRGGAALVVETRRTLGPGLAITLAPYLEGLPRAVEVDGRGVAPEVTGWGAGLRCSVSLPAADQHEVRFSL